The following are from one region of the Neurospora crassa OR74A linkage group III, whole genome shotgun sequence genome:
- the cat-3 gene encoding catalase-3, which translates to MRVNALLPLSGLIGTALAACPFADPSALGRRAEGGEVDARQRLKEVEVDDNGQFMTTDFGGNIEEQFSLKAGGRGSTLLEDFIFRQKLQHFDHERIPERVVHARGAGAHGIFTSYGDWSNITAASFLGAKDKQTPVFVRFSTVAGSRGSADTARDVHGFATRFYTDEGNFDIVGNNIPVFFIQDAIRFPDLIHSVKPSPDNEVPQAATAHDSAWDFFSSQPSALHTLFWAMSGNGIPRSYRHMDGFGIHTFRLVTEDGKSKLVKWHWKTKQGKAALVWEEAQVLAGKNADFHRQDLWDAIESGNAPSWELAVQLIDEDKAQAYGFDLLDPTKFLPEEFAPLQVLGEMTLNRNPMNYFAETEQISFQPGHIVRGVDFTEDPLLQGRLYSYLDTQLNRHRGPNFEQLPINRPVSGVHNNHRDGQGQAWIHKNIHHYSPSYLNKGYPAQANQTVGRGFFTTPGRTASGVLNRELSATFDDHYTQPRLFFNSLTPVEQQFVINAIRFEASHVTNEQVKKNVLEQLNKISNDVAKRVAVALGLEAPQPDPTYYHNNVTRGVSIFNESLPTIATLRVGVLSTTKGGSLDKAKALKEQLEKDGLKVTVIAEYLASGVDQTYSAADATAFDAVVVAEGAERVFSGKGAMSPLFPAGRPSQILTDGYRWGKPVAAVGSAKKALQSIGVEEKEAGVYAGAQDEVIKGVEEGLKVFKFLERFAVDGDDEE; encoded by the exons ATGCGTGTCAACGCTCTTCTACCGTTGAGCGGCCTTATTGGCACTGCTCTAGCGGCATGCCCCTTTGCCGACCCTTCTGCTCTTGGTCGCCGTGCCGAGGGCGGTGAGGTTGACGCCCGTCAGAGGttgaaggaggttgaggttgacgaCAACGGCCAATTCATGACAACAGATTTCGGCGGCAACATTGAGGAACAGTTCAGTCTGAAGGCTGGTGGCCGGGGCTCGACATTGCTTGAGGACTTCATCTTCCGTCAGAAGCTCCAGCACTTCGACCATGAGCGC ATTCCCGAGAGAGTCGTTCATGCCCGTGGTGCCGGTGCCCACGGTATCTTCACCAGTTATGGCGACTGGTCCAACatcaccgccgcctccttcCTGGGCGCCAAGGACAAGCAAACACCGGTCTTCGTCCGCTTCTCTACCGTTGCCGGTTCCAGGGGTTCCGCCGACACTGCCCGTGATGTTCACGGCTTCGCCACGAGATT CTATACCGACGAGGGCAACTTTGATATCGTCGGCAACAACATTCCCGTCTTTTTCATCCAGGATGCCATCCGCTTCCCCGACCTTATTCACTCCGTCAAGCCTAGCCCCGACAATGAGGTTCCCCAAGCCGCCACCGCCCACGACTCCGCTTGGGACTTCTTCAGCTCCCAGCCCTCCGCTCTCCACACCCTCTTCTGGGCCATGTCTGGCAACGGTATTCCCCGCAGCTACCGTCATATGGATGGTTTCGGTATCCATACCTTCCGTCTGGTGACCGAGGACGGCAAGTCCAAGCTCGTCAAGTGGCATTGGAAGACGAAACAGGGAAAGGCCGCTCTCGTCTGGGAGGAGGCTCAAGTCCTCGCCGGCAAGAACGCCGACTTCCACCGTCAGGATCTCTGGGACGCTATCGAGTCCGGAAACGCCCCTTCATGGGAGCTCGCCGTTCAGCTTATTGACGAGGACAAGGCCCAGGCTTACGGCTTCGACCTTCTTGATCCCACCAAGTTCCTTCCCGAGGAGTTCGCCCCTCTCCAGGTTCTCGGTGAGATGACCCTCAACCGCAACCCTATGAACTACTTCGCCGAGACCGAGCAGATCTCCTTCCAGCCCGGCCACATTGTTCGCGGCGTCGACTTCACCGAGGATCCCCTGCTGCAGGGTCGTCTCTACAGCTACCTCGACACCCAGCTCAACCGCCACAGGGGCCCCAACTTTGAGCAGCTCCCCATCAACCGCCCTGTCTCTGGCgtccacaacaaccaccgcgACGGTCAAGGCCAGGCTTGGATCCACAAGAACATCCACCACTACAGCCCGTCTTACCTCAACAAGGGCTACCCTGCCCAGGCCAACCAGACCGTCGGCCGCGGCTTCTTCACTACCCCCGGCCGCACCGCGTCTGGCGTCCTGAACCGCGAGCTCAGCGCCACCTTTGACGACCACTACACCCAGCCCCggctcttcttcaactcgcTCACCCCCGTCGAGCAGCAGTTCGTCATCAACGCGATCCGCTTCGAGGCCAGCCACGTCACCAACGAGCAGGTCAAGAAGAACGTTCTCGAGCAGCTTAACAAGATCTCCAACGACGTGGCCAAGCGCGTGGCCGTTGCGCTCGGCCTCGAGGCGCCCCAGCCCGACCCGACCTACTACCACAACAATGTCACCCGCGGCGTTTCCATCTTCAACGAGAGCCTCCCCACCATCGCCACCCTCCGCGTCGGCgtcctctccaccaccaagggCGGCTCCCTcgacaaggccaaggcccTCAAGGAGCAGCTCGAGAAGGACGGCCTCAAGGTCACCGTCATCGCCGAGTACCTTGCCAGCGGTGTCGACCAGACCTACTCCGCTGCCGACGCCACCGCCTTCGATGCCGTTGTCGTGGCCGAGGGCGCTGAGCGCGTCTTCAGCGGCAAGGGCGCCATGAGCCCTCTTTTCCCTGCTGGCCGTCCTAGCCAGATTCTTACTGATGGTTACCGCTGGGGTAAGCCCGTTGCTGCCGTCGGCAGCGCCAAGAAGGCGCTCCAGAGCATCGGGgtagaggagaaggaggccggTGTTTATGCCGGTGCTCAGGACGAGGTTATCAAGGGCGTCGAGGAGGGCCTCAAGGTGTTCAAGTTCCTTGAGCGTTTCGCCgttgatggcgatgatgaggagtAA
- a CDS encoding nucleoside transporter gives MSADQPSIRLGPIPTSSSGDSRHLQGSTTATRDNGPPTIMDRLKNFLTPVKATDEEYEPLADDSSLTLEEEGETYEDQAPFSWMEYAIFVLIGVAMLWAWNMFLAAAPYFQTRFESNEWILANSQSAILSVSTTANLLALLVLMNIQSSANYPLRIKASLIVTIAVFGLLTISTVAFRNVSAATYLVFLLLMVGASAWASGMLQNGAFAFAASFGRPEYTQAIMAGQGVAGILPPLAQMISYLAVPQPGESNPPSNSTPAATTTLDSTPEAAPSTSAFIYFLTAVLVSLATLIAFYPLVKRHNALVESRLMLDEDTQQQILSQSITSLEEAERLRRHYVSPSTLFRKLNLIAVSVFLCFVIAMFFPVFTAKILSVHNDSVISPGPGEKEASSIFAPGAFIPLGFFFWNLGDLLGRVSPMFLPFSLRDRPVALFAVAVARLVFLPMYLLCNIRGQGAVVDSDLFYLLVVQLPFGLTNGWLCTSSMMAAGECVDEGEREAAGGFMSMCLVGGLSVGSLASFSVAGI, from the exons ATGTCGGCAGATCAGCCCAGTATTAGACTTGGTCCCATACCAACAAGTTCCAGCGGAGATTCCAGACATCTCCAAGGGTCAACGACAGCTACCCGTGACAACGGACCACCAACTATCATGGATCGACTAAAGAACTTCCTGACGCCGGTGAAGGCAACAGACGAGGAGTATGAGCCGCTGGCAGACGACTCCTCATTGACActcgaggaggaaggagagacaTACGAAGACCAGGCGCCTTTCTCATGGATGGAATACGCCATCTTCGTCTTGATCGGCGTCGCCATGCTCTGGGCATG GAACATGTTCCTCGCTGCTGCTCCCTACTTTCAAACCCGGTTCGAATCCAACGAATGGATCCTCGCCAACTCCCAATCCGCTATCCTCTCCGTCTCGACAACCGCCAACCTCTTGGCTCTGCTCGTCTTGATGAACATCCAGTCCTCAGCCAACTATCCTTTGCGTATCAAGGCCTCTCTGATCGTCACCATTGCCGTCTTCGGTCTCTTGACCATCTCGACTGTCGCCTTCCGCAATGTCTCCGCGGCCACCTACCTCGTCTTCCTGCTGCTCATGGTCGGCGCCTCCGCCTGGGCCTCCGGCATGTTGCAAAACGGCGCCTTCGCCTTCGCCGCCAGCTTCGGTCGACCAGAGTACACCCAAGCCATCATGGCCGGCCAGGGCGTGGCCGGGATTCTGCCCCCACTAGCACAAATGATCTCCTACCTCGCGGTGCCTCAGCCCGGCGAGTCTAACCCTCCCTCCAACTCAACACCTGCCGCCACCACTACTCTCGACAGCACCCCAGAAGCGGCCCCCAGCACCTCGGCCTTCATCTACTTTCTCACCGCCGTGCTAGTCTCCCTTGCCACCCTCATCGCCTTCTACCCCCTCGTCAAGCGCCACAACGCGCTCGTCGAATCCCGCCTCATGCTCGACGAAGACACCCAACAACAAATCCTCTCGCAGTCCATCACCTCCCTCGAGGAAGCCGAGCGGCTTCGCCGACACTACGTCAGCCCTTCCACCCTTTTCCGCAAGCTCAATTTGATCGCCGTCTCTGTCTTTTTGTGTTTTGTCATAGCCATGTTCTTTCCCGTTTTCACAGCCAAAATCCTGTCCGTCCACAATGACTCTGTCATCTCCCCTGGTCCGGGGGAAAAAGAAGCGTCGTCTATATTTGCCCCCGGAGCCTTCATCCCtctcggcttcttcttctggaacCTCGGCGACTTGCTCGGTCGCGTATCCCCCATGTTCCTCCCCTTTTCACTGCGGGATCGCCCCGTGGCCTTGTTCGCGGTGGCGGTCGCGAGACTGGTCTTCTTGCCCATGTACTTGCTTTGCAACATCCGTGGCCAGGGAGCGGTGGTGGATAGCGATCTGTTTTATTTGTTGGTGGTGCAGTTGCCCTTTGGCTTGACGAATGGGTGGTTGTGTACGAGCAGCATGATGGCTGCCGGGGAGTGTGTGGATGAGGGCgagagggaggcggcgggcggcTTTATGAGTATGTGTCTTGTAGGTGGATTGTCGGTGGGGAGTTTGGCTAGTTTTAGCGTTGCTGGCATCTGA
- a CDS encoding YEATS family protein, whose protein sequence is MAPPTGKRVKGVQIFRPFVYGTTARPFDEKTNPKPPGIPDDHTHSWTVFIKGIDDVDITYWLRRVQFKLHESIPNHVRMVEGVKGQPFQIHETGWGEFEITMKLYYVPESSEKPQTLYHHLRLHPFGRTEEEKEAMRLNGGEVISWVYEEQIFNEPYEPFYDILISGALPPSASTLKDGGGGGGSGAATPTSANTPGASSSKGGNKKGHERSHSRASVSTNKDGKNNNESKEEPFVIQKSEGGVLERSAMIPLVNRPGQPFSRETEQLEIQKLKEAKLKVDEMKKQMMEELEKKQKRLEALRAESAKAP, encoded by the exons ATGGCACCACCTACAGGCAAGCGTGTCAAGGGCGTTCAAATATTTCGACCCTTCGTTTACGGAACAACAGCACGGCCCTTCGACGAAAAGACCAACCCCAAACCACCCGGCATTCCAGATGATCACACGCACTCCTGGACCGTTTTCATCAAGGGCATCGACGATGTGGACATTACGTACTGGCTTCGGCGCGTTCAGTTTAAGCTTCACGAGTCCATTCCAAACCATGTTCGAA TGGTAGAAGGGGTCAAAGGCCAACCCTTCCAAATACACGAGACCGGCTGGGGTGAGTTCGAAATCACCATGAAGCTGTACTACGTCCCCGAATCCTCCGAGAAGCCTCAAACGCTCTATCACCATCTGCGCCTGCACCCATTCGGCCGCaccgaagaagagaaggaggctaTGCGCCTCAACGGCGGCGAGGTCATTTCCTGGGTATACGAGGAACAGATCTTCAACGAACCCTACGAGCCCTTTTACGATATCCTCATCTCCGGCGCCCTCCCGCCATCGGCTTCAACACTGaaagacggcggcggcggcggcggtagtggCGCCGCGACGCCGACCAGTGCGAACACGCCCGGggcgagcagcagcaagggCGGAAATAAGAAAGGGCACGAGAGGAGTCACTCGCGGGCTAGTGTGAGCACGAACAAGGACGGGAAGAACAATAACGAGTCAAAAGAGGAGCCGTTCGTGATACAAAAGTCCGAGGGAGGCGTGCTGGAGAGGAGCGCGATGATCCCTCTGGTTAATAGACCCGGGCAGCCGTTCAGTCGGGAGACGGAACAGTTGGAGATTcagaagctcaaggaggcGAAGCTAAAGGTGGatgagatgaagaagcagatgatggaggagttggagaagaagcagaaacgGCTGGAGGCACTGAGGGCGGAGAGCGCTAAGGCTCCCTAG
- a CDS encoding NAD dependent epimerase/dehydratase — MSSAAKKLIVAGGNGFLGSRICQAAVHRGWDVTSISRSGQPNWSSVSASPSAPSWSTAVSWERADIFRPAEWIALLNGADYVVHSLGILLEADYKGVISGRESPIAGLQKAFSPRHTPNPLQRRPDDELRPPTNANQLTYEMMNRDSAILLAKEAANKGVKGFGYISAAGGAPVLPSRYISTKREAEDVIAREFPDMRSVFFRPPFMYDSSRPVTMPLAAMTMAGSIFNGATGGVLSDFLGSAGTKPLKADLVAEAVVEGLDDTAVKGAVEVPELETLANKGWRRTML; from the exons ATGTCGTCCGCCGCAAAGAAGCTTATCGTCGCCGGAGGCAACGGTTTCCTCGGCTCCAGGATCTGTCAGGCGGCTGTCCACAGAGGATGGGATGTGACATCAATTAG TCGCTCCGGCCAACCGAACTGGTCTTCCGTATCCGCCTCCCCCTCCGCTCCCTCCTGGTCGACCGCCGTTTCCTGGGAGCGCGCTGACATCTTCCGCCCCGCCGAGTGGATTGCCCTCCTGAACGGTGCTGACTATGTCGTCCATTCTCTGGGCATCCTCCTCGAAGCCGACTACAAGGGCGTCATCTCCGGTCGGGAATCTCCTATTGCAGGCCTCCAGAAGGCCTTCTCGCCCCGTCACACCCCAAACCCGCTCCAGCGTCGTCCCGATGACGAGCTCCGTCCTCCGACCAACGCGAACCAGTTGACCTACGAGATGATGAACCGCGATAGCGCCATCCTGCTCGCCAAGGAGGCCGCTAACAAAGGCGTTAAGGGCTTTGGATACATCTCGGCTGCGGGAGGAGCGCCCGTGTTGCCGAGCAGGTATATCTCAACCAAGAGGGAGGCTGAGGACGTGATCGCGCGGGAGTTTCCCGACATGCGGAGTGTATTCTTCAGGCCGCCATTCATGTACGACAGCTCGCGGCCTGTGACGATGCCGCTGGCGGCGATGACCATGGCGGGAAGTATCTTCAACGGGGCCACAGGAGGAGTGCTATCAGACTTCTTGGGGAGTGCGGGGACGAAGCCTCTCAAGGCAGATCTGGTtgcggaggcggtggtggaaggATTGGACGATACAGCGGTTAAAGGGGCAGTTGAGGTCCCCGAGCTGGAGACTTTGGCGAACAAGGGTTGGAGGAGAACTATGCTTTGA